The proteins below come from a single Bactrocera dorsalis isolate Fly_Bdor chromosome 5, ASM2337382v1, whole genome shotgun sequence genomic window:
- the LOC105231425 gene encoding ero1-like protein → MATKRLIRDGAWYLTLTLCFIMWVRHSSGYFTAYDELDTSKNCFCELKGSINDCSCTVDTVDHFNNIKIYPRLKSLLVKNFFRFYKVNLKNTCPFWPDDSKCAIRFCQVQNCDEEHIPKGLIEKSENTKSAAFKYTKEAQSSECSEAEDYNSVLSYLDTSLSDQAHREFERWAKHDEAEEDFCILEDENNGSQYVDLLINPERYTGYRGESAHRIWRSIYMENCFGRKNESKSLSDFIPQLDLNDVCLEQRAFYRIISGLHSSINIHLSAKYLLSESKDFLDPQGIWGPNVEEFKRRFSPETTNSEGPHWLRNLYFIYLVELRALAKAAPYLRREEYYTGIAEEDEEVKLAINDLLSVIESFSSHFNENVLFSNGVTSLKFKNEYKEKFRNISRIMDCVGCDKCRLWGKLQTQGLGTALKILYSEKLNVATESGLWERPHIEENPLFKLTRTEIVSLFNAFGRLSNSIFEMENFRKVLR, encoded by the exons ATGGCTACAAAGCGATTGATACGCGATGGAGCGTGGTACTTAACGCTGACGCTGTGCTTTATTATGTGGGTGCGTCATAGTAGTGGATACTTTACCGCCTACGATGAGTTGGATACAAGTAAAAACTGCTTCTGTGAG TTGAAGGGCTCAATAAACGATTGCAGTTGCACCGTGGATACTGTGGATCATTTTAATAACATCAAGATTTATCCACGTCTCAAATCGCTGCTAGTGAAAAACTTTTTCCGTTTTTATAAAGTGAATTTGAAGAATACGTGTCCTTTCTGGCCGGATGATAGCAAATGTGCCATACGGTTTTGTCAAGTGCAAAATTGTGATGAAGAACATATACCCAAAGGTTTAATTGAGAAAAGCGAAAATACAAAATCTGCAGCTTTTAAG TACACCAAAGAGGCACAATCGTCAGAATGCTCTGAAGCCGAGGACTACAATAGCGTTTTGAGTTATTTGGACACAAGTCTGAGCGATCAGGCGCACCGTGAGTTCGAGCGTTGGGCCAAGCACGATGAAGCGGAAgaagatttttgtattttggaGGATGAAAACAATGGCTCTCAGTATGTAGATTTACTGATAAATCCCGAACGTTATACCGGCTACAGAGGTGAATCCGCACATCGCATATGGCGTAGCATTTATATGGAGAATTGTTTTGGGCgtaaaaatgaatcaaaatcaCTCTCGGATTTCATACCACAACTCGATTTAAATGACGTGTGCTTGGAGCAACGCGCCTTTTATCGCATTATTTCGGGTCTACATAGCAGCATCAACATACATTTATCTGCGAAATATTTGCTATCTGAATCAAAAGATTTTCTGGATCCTCAAGGTATTTGGGGACCAAATGTAGAGGAGTTTAAACGACGATTTAGTCCAGAGACAACAAATAGTGAAGGACCACATTGGCTGCGAAATCTctatttcatatatttagtgGAATTGCGCGCATTAGCCAAAGCGGCGCCATATTTACGGCGTGAAGAGTACTATACCGGTATTGCAGAGGAGGACGAAGAGGTCAAATTGGCCATAAATGATCTACTATCTGTTATAGA ATCATTTTCTTCACATTTCAATGAGAACGTGTTGTTTTCGAATGGCGTGACATCGCTTAAGTTCAAGaatgaatataaagaaaaattccGAAATATTTCCCGAATAATGGATTGCGTGGGTTGTGATAAATGCCGGCTATGGGGCAAACTGCAG ACTCAAGGCCTTGGTACAGCGTTGAAGATTCTCTACTCCGAAAAGTTGAATGTGGCGACAGAGAGTGGCTTGTGGGAACGACCGCATATAGAGGAGAATCCGCTATTTAAACTTACACGTACAGAAATTGTATCGCTATTCAATGCATTCGGACG ACTTTCAAACAGCATCTTCGAGATGGAGAATTTCCGCAAAGTGCTACGGTAA
- the LOC105231424 gene encoding cilia- and flagella-associated protein 298: MVLLQVKRGDENLFIYETSVDEDTTHVIRDITAIYNGRLKVYRVCSEIEELIEHGTMLPPEMVGLTDEQILELKLKDIWAEKCIPAGGFVTNKDPLGRRNGQQPQEKMREILKKATEDAKSFIDKKLVAARQPLQLKNVSEALNLLRGAITIVYPMQLPPHDIIRMEFNNTEDLSGTQASREVIEPAKAQLWFAGKQILSEQKLHKYVGRNDKTKVVVKINKQGEGPPGREAVLTEDMRKRMMAEAYRRQEQLKAEYIVERRVEHR, from the exons ATGGTGTTGCTCCAAGTTAAACGCGGCGACGAGAATCTGTTCATTTACGAGACCAGCGTGGATGAGGACACCACCCATGTGATACGCGATATCACTGCTATTTATAACGGACGCTTGAAAGTCTATCGCGTTTGCTCGGAAATTGAGGAACTCATCGAACATGGCACCATGTTGCCGCCCGAAATGGTGGGTCTGACCGACGAGCAAATTCTTGAGTTGAAATTGAAGGATATTTGGGCTGAGAAATGCATACCAGCTGGTGGTTTCGTCACGAATAAAGACCCACTGGGGCGTCGTAATGGGCAGCAGCCGCAAGAAAAAATGCGTGAGATACTCAAGAAGGCAACTGAAGATGCCAAGAGTTTCATTGATAAG AAATTAGTGGCAGCACGTCAGCCGTTACAGTTGAAAAATGTTTCCGAGGCTTTGAATTTATTACGCGGCGCTATCACCATTGTTTATCCCATGCAATTGCCGCCACACGATATCATACGTATGGAATTCAATAATACGGAGGATTTGAGCGGCACGCAAGCCTCACGCGAAGTCATCGAACCAGCCAAGGCACAGTTGTGGTTCGCTGGCAAGCAAATTCTATCCGAACAAAAGTTACACAAATATGTTGGCAGGAATGATAAGACTAAA GTTgtggttaaaataaataaacaaggcGAAGGGCCACCCGGTCGGGAGGCTGTGCTCACGGAAGATATGCGTAAACGTATGATGGCCGAAGCTTATCGCAGACAGGAACAGTTGAAG GCTGAGTACATAGTGGAGCGTAGAGTCGAACATCGTTGA
- the LOC109579904 gene encoding uncharacterized protein LOC109579904 yields MGRRKDKPRLIPEQDKRICRAICLCQLTMVLSCVSIVYLSVAIYSPSLKAFKSGFELDPVMCQTVDRQMPNNCPWASCGEWCLTRTSGFCPQIHSVVRRNGTDIQLNNCTRIANTSCAMIDMNRLNKFNCNNGTVCNNIRGVFNCSNGHCKNMSEFFLCHHKPDGPTINSAKDNTKLNGFFECHGVHCTKIKKPFTCDRYCTKITTTSINVLLMHEDTVITADCDTAVAFNEARGSEHGAKIEPTEIWKDEDGQLLTNCATVKREGDKIFATDCLNGTLLEPGTLPQPFMNFTQFWSIYANSTHSIDPEQRFLPNQANLTIYTWKKLYINLEGCVNTLRGECKDFVARYGNDGDNNTAQSRYQCYYNKDPAVEFVVARYDLDKVYRELLVSLIVPIVLFVVSSISLCIITKLVKVGDDAKMRCVCSGDDSDLEDNYRGKQRKQGTQIYETDDDMDIRRRNIEEEPPIDTHEMIGSTKSLIPLSPATESGTSDRTYDDEKASRCDAPEKPLVEL; encoded by the exons ATGGGTCGCCGCAAAGATAAGCCGCGTCTCATACCGGAACAGGATAAGCGCATCTGTCGCGCCATTTGCCTCTGCCAATTGACCATGGTCTTGTCCTGTGTGTCCATCGTTTACCTGAGCGTTGCCATCTATTCGCCATCACTTAA AGCATTCAAATCTGGTTTCGAACTCGACCCCGTCATGTGCCAAACGGTCGATCGCCAAATGCCAAATAACTGCCCGTGGGCTTCATGCGGCGAATGGTGTCTGACGCGTACAAGTGGGTTTTGTCCACAAATACACTCGGTGGTGCGGCGTAACGGTACCGATATTCAACTCAATAATTGCACGCGAATCGCCAATACATCCTGTGCCATG ATCGACATGAATCGTTTGAACAAATTTAACTGCAATAACGGCACAGTTTGTAATAATATTCGTGGCGTCTTCAACTGCTCCAATG GTCACTGCAAAAACATGTCCGAATTCTTTTTGTGTCATCACAAGCCTGATGGTCCCACTATTAACTCCGCAAAGGACAATACGAAATTGAATGGATTTTTCGAGTGTCACGGCGTACACTGCACGAAGATCAAGAAGCCATTCACATGCGATCGTTACTGCACGAAGATCACAACGACATCGATCAATGTGCTGTTAAtgcat GAGGACACCGTTATCACCGCCGATTGCGACACCGCTGTTGCCTTCAATGAGGCACGCGGCAGCGAACATGGTGCTAAAATTGAACCCACCGAAATCTGGAAGGATGAAGATGGTCAACTGTTGACCAATTGCGCTACGGTGAAGCGAGAGGGCGATAAGATATT cgCAACAGACTGCCTGAATGGCACCCTATTGGAGCCAGGCACACTGCCACAACCATTCATGAATTTCACACAATTCTGGAGCATATATGCGAATAGCACACATTCCATCGATCCGGAACAGCGTTTCCTACCCAATCAGGCCAATCTGACAATTTACACGTGGAAAAAGTTATATATCAATTTGGAGGGCTGCGTGAATACGTTGCGCGGCGAATGCAAGGATTTCGTAGCACGCTATGGCAACGATGGCGATAACAACACAGCGCAGTCACGCTATCAGTGTTACTACAACAAG GATCCAGCTGTGGAGTTTGTGGTGGCACGCTACGACTTGGACAAGGTCTATCGTGAGCTGTTGGTGTCGCTAATTGTACCGATTGTTTTGTTTGTGGTTTCATCGATTTCACTTTGCATAATAACGAAATTGGTCAAG GTTGGCGACGATGCCAAAATGCGCTGTGTCTGCTCGGGTGATGACTCCGACTTGGAGGATAACTATCGTGGTAAACAACGCAAGCAGGGCACACAAATATACGAAACGGACGATGATATGGATATCAGGCGCAGAAATATCGAG gAGGAACCACCCATCGACACACATGAAATGATCGGTAGCACGAAATCGCTGATACCGTTAAGTCCTGCCACCGAATCGGGCACCAGTGATCGTACCTACGATGATGAGAAAGCTTCCAGATGCGACGCGCCCGAAAAGCCACTCGTCGAGCTTTAA